The window GAACCGGCAGCCCATGGTTGCTGGGGACGGATGCACTTGTCCGTCAGGTTCGCGGGTTTATCCAGCATTCCCGAGAGTATATCGACCTGATGCGTCAACGCTTTCCGAATCTGGTGAACTGGGTGGACGCCCGCAATGCAGCATCGGTTCGCTGGCTTGGCTGGTGCGGTTTTACCGTGGAGGAACCGGTTCCTTTCGGGCCGTTCGGGTTGCCTTTTCACAAATTCCATATGGGAGGCGGGCATGTGTACCGTAATTAACCTCGCCTTGGCAGCCATGGCTGTTGTCAGCACAGGCTCCGCTGTGATCATGCAGGAAGAGGCGGCTGCCAACCAGCGACGGATGGCAAGATACCAGGCAAGCATGGCTGAGGCGCAGGCAAAGACGGCAAGCTATGAGGCGGCCAACGCGCGCAAGCTTGCAAAATATGATGCGCAGAATTTGCGCAGGGAGTTTCTGCGGGCGCAGGGATCGCAACGCTCCCTGCTTGCGGCGGGCGGTGTGGGCATGGCGGACGGCAGTTCCATGGATGTGCTGCTCGACAATGCTTCGCAGGCCAGAAGGCAGGAGGAGCTGCGCCTGTATCAGGGCGAGATGGACGCATGGCGTGCTGAGAACCAGTCCCGCAGCCTGCTTGCCGATGCCGGTATGGCGAAGATGAAGGCATCGCAGAGCAAGGTTTCCGGATGGACCTATGCGCAAACCGCAGTGTCGTTTGCCAACCAACAGGTAGGGGCCTATGCCGGGTAGTAGTATCTCTTTGGGGCAGGTGTTCGGTTCCGGACTTTCCGCGCTCGACTCCACCATGAACTCCTTTCAGACCGTATACGGCATGTTCGAGGAGGACCGGAACCGCAGGCGGGAGGTGGCGTTCAAGGCGGACAGCTACAAGAACGACGCTGTCATCGCGCAATATGAAGCGGATTACGTGCGGGCCATGGCGGCCATCAAGGCCAAGGAAATCGTACGAAGTTTCAAGCGGCAGAACGGTGCCATGCGAGTGTCCATGGCGGCTTCCGGCATGGTGATGTCTGACGGAAGCGCGGTCGATGCGCTCATGGACAGGGCTTCGGAAGCAGGCAGAGCGCGTGAAATGGCTCTGCATGAAGGGGCCATGCAGGCATGGCGGCATGAGAATCAGTCGTCACAGGCGCATGCCGAGCGTAGCTTCCTGATCAGTCAGTCCAAACCCGGTTTTATGACCCGCTATCAGCAGGCACGAACGGTGTGGGGTGAAGTGGGCAAGGTTCGTGATACATGGACCAATCTGTGGGACATGGCTCAGGCCGGGTAGCGCAGACTGCGTACAGAAAAGAGACAGGAGAGAACAATGGCTTTGCATATCCCCGATTCCGGCGGAAGGAGAAGGGCCGGAGGCCCGGCTGCTGGATCGGATGAGACGGCGACTATTCTGGAGTCTGTGGCACCTCATGAGCTGAGGTCTGCTGCAAGAGGCGATGCCGAGCGTGTGACCGGAGCATTGCGTCGTGCGTTGGAGGCGGAAAATCAATTCCGCAGCATTGTTGACGAAGCGCAGCCGGGGAAGATGCAGGAGGCCGCCTCGCGATTCGGCAAGGTACCGTACTTGGCCCTATCCGGTACGGCAGATCCTGTGGAGCAGGCTGCCATCATCGGGCAGTTGGATCAGGGCATGGCTTTTCATGAAGACCGGCTCGCCATGCGGGCTTTGAAGGACAGGGCGCAGGAGCTTCAGCAACTGCGGGAAGAGCGCATGAGTGGTATGCTGCGCGATGCGGCGGAGGCTGGCGGCATGGCCGGCATGACGCTTTCGCCGGAGCTGCAGCAGCGGGCTTTGCGTCATTTCAGCAATACGCTGCTTTCCATGGAACAGACGTTCCGTTCCACAGGGCAGACGCTTGGTGAGTCCTCCGAAGTGACGGGGCAACGCATCAAGACTACACGCTCCGGCATGACCGGTGCCTTTCTTGCCCGCATGGCTGACGAAAACCCCGTGCATGCCCGTGCGCTGCTTGGGCAGTTGGAAGGGACGCTGGAGGAGAGGGATCTGGACAGATCCAGAGAGGCCGTGAACCGTGCTTTTGAAGACCATGCGTTCTCTACGCTTGAGGAACGTTACAGGCAGGACGGAACGGTGGACTATGACACCGCGTTGCAGAATCTGCTCGATGTGCACGACATGCCGGATCTGGAGGACAGCCATCGGCAGGTTGTTCAGGAACGGCTGGAGGTAGCCAACGCTCGGCAGGCCTACCAGAAGAGCAAGGATGACGAGACGCTGCGGAAGAAGACCTTTGAAGACTTCTATAATGCCGTGGATGGCGGTGATGTGCAGGCTGCGCATAATTTGCTGGATAAGGATACGGTGCTGGGCGATGGCGTGCGCAAGCGTATGCGCGACTCATTGAAAGCGGATAAGTGGGAGACCAGGCCGGACGTTCTGTTCAAGACGGTGGACGATATGCGACGGGGCAAGATTGAGGACGCCTACACGATCATCCCCGGACGGGATTTGTCGCATAGTGATGCCTCAGCCCTGCGGAATCTTCTTCAGAAGCGTGATCCCCGCTCCGATCTTGAGAACAGAATGTTCTATCGCGGCGTGGAAACGGTACTGGAGCGTATGGAAGGGGCGAAACCGGAGCGTAGGGCCGAAGCGGTACGCACCCTGTTCAGTTCGCTGACGGACGCCCGCAACAAGGGAGGTGACCCGATCATGCTGTTCACCCCCGGCAAGGAAGGGAACCTCATCGACAGCATGGTGTGGGGGTATGGAACGGGTACGGTAGATGACCGGAAGGTCATGCCGGAGCATGACGGTACCGAAGGTGGGCGTGAAAACTCCATGCCGCAGTATGGCGGGCCAGCTGATGGCATGGATGAACGTTTCTACCGTGGAGGAGAAAGGAGTGAAGGCTCCCGGGGAAACAATGAAGCGCGGGGATGGGACGACCTTGTATGGAGAGCTGGCGAGGGGGAGGAGGTGAAGGCAGAGTTTCTGCCTGCGTTGCACAACGGTACAGAGCGGAAAGAGAAGCCTGTAGAAATGGCTGGGCACGGGAATGCCTAGCCAAACGTATTGCAGGACTGTCTGCATCCGATAGCTATCGGCAATAATGATGAAGCCCCCGCAACCGGCAGGTTGCGGGGGCTTTGCTTGCTAGTATTTTTCAAACTCGCTGTCGTCAGTATCCATATCCAGACGCAGCTTGGGCTGCCTTACGGGAGCCGGCTGTCTGGCCGCCAGCGCCTTGGGCTTCGGTCTGGCAACATTGGCCTTTACGGAGCGGGCGGCGGGCAGCGCTCTGCGGGTGTCGCCGTCCACCTTGAAAAAGGCGATGGTCTGCTGCAGCTGGATGGCCTGGGCTGACAGCTCTTCAGACGTTGAGGCCATCTCTTCCGAGGCGGAGGCATTCTGCTGAATGATCTGCTCAAGCTGGGAAATCGCCTTGTTCACCTGAAGGGCGCCATTGGCCTGTTCACTCGTACCGGCTGAAATCTCCTGCACCAGTTCTGCAGTGCGCTGTATTTCAGGAACCAGTGCTGTCAGCATGGTGCCAGCCTTTTCCGCAATGCTGACGCTGTTGGAGGAAAGCTCGCTGATTTCAGCTGCGGCGTTGCCGGAGCGTTCGGCCAGTTTACGTACTTCGGCAGCCACAACAGCAAAGCCCTTACCGTGCTCACCGGCGCGGGCGGCTTCAATGGCGGCGTTCAGAGCCAGTAGGTTGGTCTGGCGGGCGATCTCTTCAATAATGGTGATCTTTTCCGCGATGTTTTTCATGGCCGAGACGGTCTGGTTCACAGCCGAACCGCTTTCTGAGGCGCTTGATGCAGCGGTACGGGAAATCCTTTCCGTTTCCGATGCGTTCTCGGCATTCTGGGAGATGTTGGCAGTCATCTCTTCCATGGAAGCAGATATTTCTTCTATGGAAGCGGCCTGTTCGGTTGCTCCCTGTGACAGCGTTTGTGACGTGCCGGAAAGCTCTTCGCTGCCAGCAGCCACGTTTTCCGCTCCGCTTTCGATGGAGGAAGCCACGTCCTGGAGTTTATTAACCATGGAACGCAGGGATTCTGCCAGCATGCCGATTTCGTCTTTCTGGTTCACGTCAAGTGTGGCTGTGAGGTCGCCCGTGGCCACAACTTCGGCAAAGTCCACGCCTTTCTTCAGCGGGCCGATGATGCCGCGCGCGATGATGACGGCGAGCAAAAGTCCCAGCACGACGGCAGCAGAGCCGCTGACAAGCACTACGCTACGAGTCGCTTCAGCGGCATGCAGCATGGTTTCGTCCGTCATGATGTTTTCGGACGTGATGCTCTTGACGTTATTGAGAAGGGTTTGCACCTGCTCAAGAGCCGGCATGGTTTCCGTCACAAAAATATGCTTTGCTTTGTTGAGCCCTTCAGCGCGTTTCACATACTCGTTTATGACGGTATCAAGCTGGCTTATGGTCGCCTCGGCAAACGGGTCCGTTTCCGAATGGTACATGCGTATGGCTTCATCACGATGTCCGGCGGAAAGTAGCCGCCCAAGTTTGGCGCCGCTTTGGTGGAGTTTCTGGTGAGGTTCGTAGATGGGAGAAATCAGTCCTGCAAACTGGATGTCGGCCTTGATCCGGTTCTGGATATCGTCGGAATAGAGCCAACGACCAAGACCACATTGAGTATGGTCCAGCTGAACACTGAGCGTTGTAACGGCGGGGTTGGTAACCGCATCAAGCACAGTCTTCATCCAGACAAGGTGGTCCAGCTTCTTTTCATACATGAAGTTGAGCAGACTCATGTCGGCAGGGAGATATGCCTTCTGAATGGCAATGGCGGACTGGTGCAGGTGTTTATGGGGGGCTTCAATGTCCTTCAGGACAGATGCAAGCTGTGGGACCAGGTGCTCGGCATCCTTGCGGCCCTGCCCGTAATACCATTTCCCGAACCCGCATAATGTAGGATCTGTCTGAACGCTAAGAGTGTGCACTGTATCATCGGAGAGTAGTAGCTGTACTTTTTCAGCCCACTTGAGATGATCAACAGTTTTTTGCACGACATCAGCTTTTAGCTCGTTGCCGTGTATAACCTCTTCGGCATTGCGAACAATAGTTCCTATTCCGATTACGGACCATATTACCAAACCGCTAAGTAACAGGAGGATTGAACCGAAGCCGATACCAAATTTGCCCTTCAATCCGATGTTTTTCCAGTTCACACGCTACTCCTTGCCTTGTAAAATGTATCTGTCGTCCTATATTCCCCCCGGATCGACAGACTTGCCCTGCGATTGATTACTACGCTAAATGTCAACTATCATAAAGAGTAGAAATAACTTTATAATGAAAAAGCGCCGTACATTGCACGGCGCTTTCAACTTGCATTCAGACCAAGTCTACTTGTTGGAAAGCAGTCTGGTGTAACTTTCGATGACGTTTTTGAGGATATCATCAGAAGATTCGATGAATCCGAAATGAACTGCCCTTACAAGACCTACCATGGTGCTCATGAGCATGTCGGCGAATTCCTGTGCGGATACATCGGAGCGGATGGTGCCTTCCTTCTTTCCTTCCTCGATGGCTTCCTTCAGGTAGTTGGTGACGTAGCTGTAGATTTCCTTGATCTGGAGGAACACGTCGTCATGGCGCTGACCATAGCGGGTGGGCGCATCGCGGAAGATAAGGCTGAACTCCATGTTGTTCTTCTTGACGAACACGTAGAAGGACTTGATGACGGATTCCAGCTTTTCAAGGGCGTTTTCAGGGCCACGAACCTCAAGGTACTTTTCGATATCGCTGATAAGCTGGGTCTTCACGTTGTTGATGAGGGTGAAGAAGATATCGTCCTTGGTCTGGAAATGACGGAAGATGGTGCCTTCGGCAACCCCTGCCTCTTTGGCCAGAAGGCTGGTGGGGGTGTTGTTGAAACCGCGCTCGGCGAAAAGGCGAGCGGCTGTTTCCAGTATTACATCGCGTTTCATGTTCTATCCCTTATATGGCTTGCCCGTCTTCAAGGTGAGACAGGCTGATGGATCGTGCTCGTGTATAGTATTGCAGTTGTTATATCAGGTAGCGGTGGACTATTAATTTTAAGTGTTCACTCACGCAGTTTGGATACCCCTATCGTTTCGCCTTGTCAACGTTACGAAGGGCAAAAATCAAGCAGTGTCCTATGTAAGCGGGTGAATGCGCAAAGGGGCCAATCGCCCAGTGGCGAAGCCACGGGCGGTGTTGGCCTGTTTGAGCAGGCAGGTCTACCTTACCGGATGTTGCGGTCTTCCGATGCGGACATGGCCTTGTGCATGCGATAGATGTCCGTAAGCGCGCGGTTGTTACGCTGTGCCATGTTCTCGAGTTCGGGCAGCAGGTTCAGTATGGCATCAAGGTCGTCAGCAAGCGCGGCTCTCTCGACACAGCGGGCCATACGTTCAAGAACGCGCAGGCCGAAGCTGGAGGCAGTGCCTGCCAGACGCCCGGCAGCTTCCTGAACGCCCAAGGGGCTGCCGTTGCGCACACTTCTGTGCGCATCGGCCAGAGCTTCATCTATACTTTCCAGCAGTCCTGGTACAAGCGGCAGCAGGCTGGAATCCAGCGTAGGCATGTCACCTTCCGTCCGCACTGCGATCTCCGGTTCCGGAGCGGGGCTGGGGGGGGGGGCGGGTGCAGGGGCTGGGACCGGCTTTTGCAAAAGGGCAGCAGGGAGCGTTTGCTCTTCCTGCGGAAGGCGATCTGAGCCTGTTTCCGCATCGGAATGATACAGCACAGTGTTCTGGTGCAGGGCTTCCGCGGGAGCAGCCTTTTTTTGCGGGGCGACTCCGATCCTTTCTATGGTTGTATGTCCGGTGACGAGAGAATCGTCCGTTTCTTCTGCGGCGGTTGCAGGTGGTGCAAGGCGGGTAACCACCTCAAGAAGACGCATGCGTGACAGCGGCTTCAGAAGGGTTGCCGTACAACCGGCTTCAAGCATGCGCGCGCTTTCCTCGGGGCGGGCGGCAAGCGCCAGAATGGGGGCGGCACTGAGTCCTTGCTGCGATTCGATGGTTCGGATGGCCTGCACGGCATGCGTACCGCCAAGGCCGGGCATGTCGGCATCAATCAGCACCATGCCGTAAGGCTGATTCTGGTACCGCTCTATGGCTTCTTCACCGGTTCGGGCTTCTTCAAGCACGTACGGTAACCCTTCAAGGAAGAAGCGCACGAGCTGTCTGTTGCTGGCCACATCATCTGCGACAAGAATACGATTTGCCTGTGGTTTTGGCGGCTTGCTGAAGGGGGAATAGGCGCTGAACTCATCTTCTCGTGCCATTGAAGCGATCTGCACGTCTCCCGGCAAGGGGAGCAGGCGTACGGTGAAGCTTACCTCGGTACCATGGCTGGGACTGGATTGCAGGCAGATATGACCGCCCATCAATCCGATGAGGTCTCTGGCAATGGTGAGGCCGAGGCCGGAACCGCTGTATCTTCCGGTTCCGGAATCCGGACTGAGGCAGAACTCTTCAAATACGGCATATTGATTCTGTAGCGGAATGCTGATGCCGTTGTCCTTGATGGTGAAGAGCAGATAGCCTGCATTGGTGCTTTCCGGTACGCGTGAGACCTTGAAGCTTACCGTTCCTCTGTCCGAAAAGCGCACGGCGTTGCCGAGCAGATTGAGCAGTACCTGCAACAGACGGTCGGCATCACCGCTGTATTTCACATGTAAATGGGGTTCCATGTACCATGAAAGGTTCAGCCCTTTCTGTTCTGCAAGCGGCAGTATGATGTCATGTGCTTCAACAAGAATGTGCTGCAGGTCAAAGGGCCTCTGTTTCAGGTGCATGCGCCCTTTGCTTATGCGGTTGGCATCAAGCAGGTCGTTTATCAGGGTGGAAAGGTTGCCTGCCGCTGCCTGCATAGTCCGTACTTTTTTCATGGCATCAGCATCAAGAGGAGCAAGACTCAGCGTTTCTGCCGCGTTGCATATGGCATGCAGGGGGGTGCGCAGGTCGTGGCTGACTCTGGCTACCAACTCCTGAGATGCTGCACCTGGTGCATTTTTCTGGGTGGGAGGGGTCTGCCTGGAGGTATCTGGAGAGCGTTTGACCAGAGGCAGGGAGACAAGCGGAGTGAGAATAAGCAGTCCCAGCGCAGCACCTGCAAAGGGAATCATGGCTGCAAGTCGTGCGGATTCAGGCGAGGACACGGGGGCAAATACTGTAAAGGCACCTGAGGCCGTGATGAGACAGGCGAGCAGATAACGTTTGGCGCCTGGTAGCTTGGCGTGGCTGCATTGCAGTGCCGGAATGGCGGTGGGGAGTGCCAGAACAGGCCATAGCGGCAGCAGACGGACAAGGCTGCTGCATCCGGGAATGAGCGGAGCTACAGCAAGGACGGCACCGAACACAGAGAGGCCGCGTAACGTTGCATCAACAGAGGGCTTCTTGTCCCACGTATTGAGAATGTGTCTGCCCACATGTGGCAGAAGCACGAGTGCAAGCCCGGGCGTGAGAAAAGCCCATGCGGAGGAAAAAGGGAGGCCGCCTGCGGGGGCTGGGGGCGGGCCGGACGCGCTATGCAGCAGCATCAGGCCGCCGTAAAGACCGAGCCAGAAGCGGCTTTCGCCGCGTCCCATGGCGAACATCAGGAAATTTAGCATGACAAGACCTGCGACCAGCCCCGTGATTCCCTCCATGTAGGAAGGGGCGTGGCGCAGCGGTGCACTGGCCTTGCGGAGTTGCAATGAAGGGTAGAACCATAAGCCGGTCGGACCCGCGATGCGTACATAGCAAGTAACTGTTCCATCGGGGGGGACAGGAAGAGGAAACTGGGCGGGGCCTGCTGCGGAAAGGGACTGCCAGCCTGTGGGCCAGGCTGAACTTTCGTCCGCGTAATGGGGGACGAAAAGCTGCACTCCGCCGGGTTGGGCAGAGCCAAGATCAAGAACCGGGTAGAGCATCTCCTCACTCAGTCGGCCGGTTTTGTCGGCTTCCAGCGTCAGTCGCAACCAACTTGCCGCAGTGCCTCCGGAAACGTTGCGGAAGGCAAGCGGCGTGAATTTTTGTATGTAAGCGGCAGAGGCTACCTGCTCAATGGTCAGTTGACCGTGCGGGTCTTCAAGAGCGTCGATGTGAGGGCGTAAAGGAAGGGAACTCATGACGACGGAAAGTGGAACAGCAGGCGAGCTGGCGCCAAATGCCGTGCAATATGACATCGCGCAAAACAGTATGATGATAAGAATGCGGAAGCTCTGTCGGGCCGCTACTGATACAGTCATGAAGTCCTCGATACAGGTCATGGAGAGAATTTATTTGTTTTTATGGGGAACTGGAGTTTTTGTCCATCTGCTTGGACATAAGCTCCGCTGCCAGAATGAAATAACCGCCCTGCGGGGCAGGGCGGCTGTCATCGGGCGGTTATGCAGCTATTTGGAATGCTGCTTGATCAGTTCCGTAATGGGCATGCCATTGGGGGCCTTGGCATTGGGATTGATGGCGAGAAGTTCCTGCCATGCGGCGATGGCGGCTTCCTTCTGCTTCAGGTCATGCATGAGTACGATTCCCTTGTTGAATCGGGACTGTTCATGCTTGGGATCAAGTGCGGATGCTTTGCCGAATTGCTCAAGGGCCTTCTCAGGCTCTCCGTTGCGGCGGTACATGACGCCAAGGTCGGTCAGCACATTGGCGTTGCCGGGAGCAAGTTCAAGTGCCTTGGTATATGCGGCGATGGCCGGCTTGGGCTTGTCGCTGTCAAAATAGGCATGGCCAAGATGTATCCAGGCTTCCACATTAGCGGGGTCTTCGCGGGTGATTTTTTCATACTTCAGAATCTGCGCGGCAAGTCCGGGGTCAACCTGAGGTTGCTGGGTTTGCTGTGCGGGCGCAGCCTGTTGTTGGGACTGCACAACATGTGTTGGCGTTGGGGTATATATTGTCGTGAGAAGGTTGCCCAGATACAGACCGAGAACCAGCGCGATGCCGACGGAGACATACAAGGTTCCCTTGCTGACGTAACGGCCTTCCTGAACCTGACGTGCTATTTCCTGCATTTCCTGCTTGCTAAGAGACATGTGGTTTCCTTCAGTGATGTATGCGATGTTCAAGAGTGGAGGGGCGTTGCCCGCAGAAATTGCCCATCGGCAGCGTAGGGTGTTGCGCCAACCGAACGACAATTTACATATATGCCAAGCCTAGTTGGAAGACAAACCCGAAGATTAGGTAAAACTTTTGAGTATGTTCAGTAGTCATTTCGGTGGATTATGGTGATGATTTCAGAAAATACGAAAAACCTTGTTGACGACAGGGCGGGATTTGCATAGATACAGCCTCCCTGCTGCGGCAGGGACAGTTCTTTCACAGCACGAGTTCTTCTATCTCCCTTGCATATAAGGTAATCGGTCGAATGATCGGTTCCGGCAGAGCGAAGTGGGGCACCTGAAAAAGTTTGAAAAACAGCTTGACGGTGAACGCGAAGCTCTGTTGAAGCTGCCTCTCGCTTTGGCGAGAAGTTCTTTCACAAGCGCAAGGGCGTCACATCCGGGTTTCACCCCGACCGCATGAGTCATTCTTGAGAATGCCTCATGAAGCCGCAAGGTTCAGGTCGAGAGGCTGAAACGGCTTCAAAAAAAGTTGAAAAAAGATGTTGACGGGGCGACGAGGAAGTGACATAAGCACCCCTCGCCGCTACGGAAAACGCCGTGCGGAACTTGAGGTTCTTTGACAATTAAATAGCGAGTTGGACAGAAAGATATCAGCTAGCGTGATTAAGGGAATTAGCCCCCTTGATCATGAAGACACAGATTTAAACTGGAGAGTTTGATTCTGGCTCAGATTGAACGCTGGCGGCGTGCCTAACACATGCAAGTCGAACGAGAAAGTTCCTTCGGGAATGAGTACAGTGGCGCACGGGTGAGTAACGCGTGGATTATCTACCTATGGGTCTGGAATAACAGTTGGAAACGACTGATAATACTGGATAATATGGCAACGTTAAAGGTGGCCTCTGCTTGCATGCTACTGCCCATAGATGAGTCCGCGTCTCATTAGCTAGACGGTAGGGTAACGGCCTACCGTGGCAACGATGAGTAGCAGGCCTGAGAGGGTGGCCTGCCACACTGGGACTGGAACACGGCCCAGACTCCTACGGGAGGCAGCAGTGGGGAATATTGCGCAATGGGGGAAACCCTGACGCAGCGACGCCGCGTGGAGGATGAAGGTTTTCGGATCGTAAACTCCTGTCAGAAGGGAAGAACCCTGCGAAGAATAATACGCTTCGCAGCTGACGGTACCTTCAGAGGAAGCACCGGCTAATTCCGTGCCAGCAGCCGCGGTAATACGGAAGGTGCAAGCGTTAATCGGAATCACTGGGCGTAAAGCGCTCGTAGGTTGCTTTGTAAGTCAGGTGTGAAAGCCCACGGCTCAACCGTGGAATTGCACTTGATACTGCATTGCTAGAGTTCGGGAGAGGGTAGTGGAATTCCAGGTGTAGGAGTGAAATCCGTAGAGATCTGGAGGAACA is drawn from Desulfovibrio mangrovi and contains these coding sequences:
- a CDS encoding methyl-accepting chemotaxis protein, translated to MNWKNIGLKGKFGIGFGSILLLLSGLVIWSVIGIGTIVRNAEEVIHGNELKADVVQKTVDHLKWAEKVQLLLSDDTVHTLSVQTDPTLCGFGKWYYGQGRKDAEHLVPQLASVLKDIEAPHKHLHQSAIAIQKAYLPADMSLLNFMYEKKLDHLVWMKTVLDAVTNPAVTTLSVQLDHTQCGLGRWLYSDDIQNRIKADIQFAGLISPIYEPHQKLHQSGAKLGRLLSAGHRDEAIRMYHSETDPFAEATISQLDTVINEYVKRAEGLNKAKHIFVTETMPALEQVQTLLNNVKSITSENIMTDETMLHAAEATRSVVLVSGSAAVVLGLLLAVIIARGIIGPLKKGVDFAEVVATGDLTATLDVNQKDEIGMLAESLRSMVNKLQDVASSIESGAENVAAGSEELSGTSQTLSQGATEQAASIEEISASMEEMTANISQNAENASETERISRTAASSASESGSAVNQTVSAMKNIAEKITIIEEIARQTNLLALNAAIEAARAGEHGKGFAVVAAEVRKLAERSGNAAAEISELSSNSVSIAEKAGTMLTALVPEIQRTAELVQEISAGTSEQANGALQVNKAISQLEQIIQQNASASEEMASTSEELSAQAIQLQQTIAFFKVDGDTRRALPAARSVKANVARPKPKALAARQPAPVRQPKLRLDMDTDDSEFEKY
- a CDS encoding tetratricopeptide repeat protein, with the protein product MSLSKQEMQEIARQVQEGRYVSKGTLYVSVGIALVLGLYLGNLLTTIYTPTPTHVVQSQQQAAPAQQTQQPQVDPGLAAQILKYEKITREDPANVEAWIHLGHAYFDSDKPKPAIAAYTKALELAPGNANVLTDLGVMYRRNGEPEKALEQFGKASALDPKHEQSRFNKGIVLMHDLKQKEAAIAAWQELLAINPNAKAPNGMPITELIKQHSK
- a CDS encoding ATP-binding protein, which gives rise to MTVSVAARQSFRILIIILFCAMSYCTAFGASSPAVPLSVVMSSLPLRPHIDALEDPHGQLTIEQVASAAYIQKFTPLAFRNVSGGTAASWLRLTLEADKTGRLSEEMLYPVLDLGSAQPGGVQLFVPHYADESSAWPTGWQSLSAAGPAQFPLPVPPDGTVTCYVRIAGPTGLWFYPSLQLRKASAPLRHAPSYMEGITGLVAGLVMLNFLMFAMGRGESRFWLGLYGGLMLLHSASGPPPAPAGGLPFSSAWAFLTPGLALVLLPHVGRHILNTWDKKPSVDATLRGLSVFGAVLAVAPLIPGCSSLVRLLPLWPVLALPTAIPALQCSHAKLPGAKRYLLACLITASGAFTVFAPVSSPESARLAAMIPFAGAALGLLILTPLVSLPLVKRSPDTSRQTPPTQKNAPGAASQELVARVSHDLRTPLHAICNAAETLSLAPLDADAMKKVRTMQAAAGNLSTLINDLLDANRISKGRMHLKQRPFDLQHILVEAHDIILPLAEQKGLNLSWYMEPHLHVKYSGDADRLLQVLLNLLGNAVRFSDRGTVSFKVSRVPESTNAGYLLFTIKDNGISIPLQNQYAVFEEFCLSPDSGTGRYSGSGLGLTIARDLIGLMGGHICLQSSPSHGTEVSFTVRLLPLPGDVQIASMAREDEFSAYSPFSKPPKPQANRILVADDVASNRQLVRFFLEGLPYVLEEARTGEEAIERYQNQPYGMVLIDADMPGLGGTHAVQAIRTIESQQGLSAAPILALAARPEESARMLEAGCTATLLKPLSRMRLLEVVTRLAPPATAAEETDDSLVTGHTTIERIGVAPQKKAAPAEALHQNTVLYHSDAETGSDRLPQEEQTLPAALLQKPVPAPAPAPPPSPAPEPEIAVRTEGDMPTLDSSLLPLVPGLLESIDEALADAHRSVRNGSPLGVQEAAGRLAGTASSFGLRVLERMARCVERAALADDLDAILNLLPELENMAQRNNRALTDIYRMHKAMSASEDRNIR
- a CDS encoding TetR/AcrR family transcriptional regulator; this translates as MKRDVILETAARLFAERGFNNTPTSLLAKEAGVAEGTIFRHFQTKDDIFFTLINNVKTQLISDIEKYLEVRGPENALEKLESVIKSFYVFVKKNNMEFSLIFRDAPTRYGQRHDDVFLQIKEIYSYVTNYLKEAIEEGKKEGTIRSDVSAQEFADMLMSTMVGLVRAVHFGFIESSDDILKNVIESYTRLLSNK